Within Streptomyces roseirectus, the genomic segment TCGGTCAGCCGTACCATCTCGACGGCTGTCCCCTCGCGCGCGGCCGCGGTGAGCGCGGCCTTCAGCGGTACCTCGGCACTGCCGTCCTCCTGCCCGCGGGAAAGTCCGAGCAGACGCATCGACGACACCTCTCTGTGTGGTCGGGGGATGAGGGCGGTCCGCCGGGCCACGCGGGCTCCGGCGGACCGGACGGGAGCGGACGCGGCGGTGGTCAGCCGCGCAGGGTGGCGGCCAGCCAGTCGGCGCTGCGCGTGATGATCTCGGAGAAGTGGTTCGAGAGGATCTCGTAGTGCTGGCCCGGGTACTCGATGACCTCCTTCGGGTCGGGGATCCGCCCGTACATCTCGCGGGCCTCCTCGACGGGGGCGACGGTGTCCTTGGAGGCGAGGATCATCAGGACCGGGGCGGTGATGCGGTCGGCGTAGGCGCGCACCTCCATCTCGAAGATGCGGTCGAGGGTCGAGATGGTGATCTCGTTCCGGAAGCTGGGCAGCTGGTGGATCATGTTCTCGACGAACTCCAGACCCTCCTGGTCGCTGAACATGACCGGGTCCCCGGGTTCCGGGACGCCGTGCAGGCGGATACTCGCGGCCGGCTCGCCGCGCAGCTGGGCCTGACGGTCGGCGGGGATGAGGGCTTCCAGCTCCGCGAGTGTGTCGGCCGGTTGGAGGGTGCGCGCGCTCCATCCGCTGACCGGGGGGATGATGCTGACGACCGCTTTGACCCGGCGGTCGGTGGCGGCCGTGAAGAGGGAGTTGGCGCCACCGATGCTGATGCCCCACAGGGCGATGCGGTCGTGGTCGATGTCCTCGCGCAGGGTCAGATGGGTGATGACGTCGCGCAGGTCCCGGCACTGCTGCCAGGGATCGAACTGCTGACGGGGTTCGCCGTCGCTGTAGCCGGTGTTGCGGTGGTCGTAGACCAGGCAGGCCAGACCGGCGTCGGTGAAGCCCCGGGCCATGGCGAACATGGATTCCGCGGGACCGCCCAGGCCGCCCTGGAGGATGGCGAGTGGAGGGCGTTGAGGGCCGTCGGTCGGGCGGAACAGTTTGCCCCGCAGGGTCAGTTCCGACACTCGGAACTCGATGTCTTCGGTGACGGGCATGGTTCTCCTCGTGGTGCGGACCGTGTCGGGAAGTCGGCGATCAGGTGTGGCTGACAGGGAGGTCGTCGGGCAGGAAGTCGATGTCGGCGGCCCGTGGGTCGGCCGAGGCGCGCAGGATGGGGAAGACCTCGGCGCGCATCTCGGTCTCGTACTCGGCCACGGCCTCCGCCACGGGTGTGTCACCGTGGGCGGCGCGCTCCAGGGCCCGCGCGAGAGCCGCGGCGTCGCGCAGTGCCGTGTTGGCGCCGGAGCCGAACGAGGGAGGCATGGCGTGGATCGCGTCACCGAGCAGGGTGACACGGCCGGCCGGCCAGGGGTCTGCCGGCTGCAGGTGACGCGTGGACACCGGGAAGATCGTCGACGCGTCGACGTGCTCGACGAGACCGGCCAGGGCGGGGTCCCAGCCCCGTACCGCGGTGCGCATCAGCGCGTGCAGGGTTTCGGCGGAGCTGTGCCACAGGTCGGGAGCCTCGGCGGCGACAGGGCTGCCGGGCGGAAGGCCGAGGTTGACCATGATGTAGGGATCGACGGGATCGACGGCGGCGCCGGGCGCCAGTTCGGCCACCGCCTCGGCGACCGGCCTGCGCGGCCGGTACACGCCGTACGCGAACATCGCGCCGTTCGGCCCCGTGGTGACGGCGAAACCGTCGAACAGTGCCTCGGGCAGGCTCGCTGCCAGATCGTCGGTCAGCGGTGCGGTGGAGTACAGGCCGCGCATTCCGGTGTCCACGACCGCAACGTCGGGCAGCAACTGCCTGCGCACGACGGAGTTGATGCCGTCGGCGCCCACCAGTACGTCCCCGGTCTCGCTCGTGCCGTCGTCGAGCAGCACCCGCACCTTCTCGCCGTCCGTCT encodes:
- a CDS encoding alpha/beta hydrolase, giving the protein MPVTEDIEFRVSELTLRGKLFRPTDGPQRPPLAILQGGLGGPAESMFAMARGFTDAGLACLVYDHRNTGYSDGEPRQQFDPWQQCRDLRDVITHLTLREDIDHDRIALWGISIGGANSLFTAATDRRVKAVVSIIPPVSGWSARTLQPADTLAELEALIPADRQAQLRGEPAASIRLHGVPEPGDPVMFSDQEGLEFVENMIHQLPSFRNEITISTLDRIFEMEVRAYADRITAPVLMILASKDTVAPVEEAREMYGRIPDPKEVIEYPGQHYEILSNHFSEIITRSADWLAATLRG
- a CDS encoding FAD-dependent oxidoreductase; this encodes MPSFHVLIAGGGIGGLCLAQGLRRAGISCTVHESAPGIGRAGYRLHMNGAGGRALQQCLPDNLFELYMQTSRETPRREVMVMLDHQARELGARPHIGPPNDPRRPHTAVNRRTLRQIMGLGLEDIVRYDSTVTGFETDGEKVRVLLDDGTSETGDVLVGADGINSVVRRQLLPDVAVVDTGMRGLYSTAPLTDDLAASLPEALFDGFAVTTGPNGAMFAYGVYRPRRPVAEAVAELAPGAAVDPVDPYIMVNLGLPPGSPVAAEAPDLWHSSAETLHALMRTAVRGWDPALAGLVEHVDASTIFPVSTRHLQPADPWPAGRVTLLGDAIHAMPPSFGSGANTALRDAAALARALERAAHGDTPVAEAVAEYETEMRAEVFPILRASADPRAADIDFLPDDLPVSHT